One part of the Lachnospiraceae bacterium JLR.KK002 genome encodes these proteins:
- a CDS encoding TfoX/Sxy family protein, producing MATGKEYLNFILEQLSGLEEITHRMMMGEYIIYYRGKIAAYICDDRFLVKPVKAARRLLPDAPLEPPYKGAKEMILVEDVDDREFLTELFQAMYEELPAPKPKKKF from the coding sequence ATGGCCACTGGCAAAGAATATCTGAATTTTATACTGGAACAGTTATCTGGTCTGGAAGAAATTACCCATCGTATGATGATGGGGGAATATATTATTTATTATCGGGGAAAAATTGCGGCGTATATCTGTGACGACCGGTTTCTGGTGAAACCGGTGAAAGCCGCCAGAAGACTGCTTCCCGACGCTCCTCTGGAGCCGCCGTATAAAGGAGCAAAAGAAATGATACTGGTGGAAGATGTGGATGACAGAGAATTTCTGACAGAATTATTTCAGGCCATGTATGAAGAACTGCCGGCGCCGAAGCCAAAAAAGAAGTTCTGA